The window AAAACCTGGTTGTTTGGGTCTCTTCCTATAGCTGTCAAGAGCATTCCCTGCAATGAATGTTTGAGGAAGGTTCCATCCAGCCCAATTATGGGTCTGCAATTCTGCTTCCATGCAATCCTCAATGCGTCAAAGCAAACATAGAAGCTGCTAAAAACGTGACCCCCGTTTAAATTCCTTGTGGTGTTGATCTCTGTAATCGTACCAATGTTTGACCGTTTCAGCTCCACCACATAGTCTCTCAGCCTTGAAAATTGCTCATTACACTCAGCTTGAAGCTTATCAAGTGTCATTCTCCTTGCATTTTGCGACTGTGGAACAGTGATGATAATGTTGTAGCGGTTCCTCATCTCTTCTTGGATCATCGGTCCACTCATATCTGGATTTTTTTTCATCGCTTCTAACATCAAATCAGCAATCACTGGAGCCTTTATAGTCTTGCACCGACCAGTTGGGTGACAAGTATGCTTGTTTTCATACACTTTCACCATCCATCGGTTAAGTGGAGTCTCTACGGAGCAGTAGATACGCCAAGGACAACCCTTTCCATTGCAACGAGCCCCAATCTTTGTTTTCTCCCATCTATCATACACCACATTTTGTCTAGTCTTCAAGATGTAAGAGATCACCTGTTTCTTGAACTCTTCTCCACTGGAAAATGTCTGTCTTAAGCTGAGTACACCATCTAATAACCCTGCTCGAGCCATCCTTTCAGCTTGTTCCTCTTCCTCATCTGATGATGCTTCAGTATCCGGATACACTTCATCTTCATCAGGAATCTCATCCTCATAGTTGTTGTTTATCATATCAATATCCTCCTCGGGAGCCTCATCATTCTCATCGCTTTCATCATCTGTGGCTCTCAAGTCAGACCAACTATCATCTTCACTTTCTGACACATTACCACTTTCCTCATAATCtgcatcatcttcatcttcttcgaaCCCATGCTCTCCTGCTTCCTCATTAACAGTATTCGCTTCGTTCTCATGCTCTCCTTGCTCAATGATTCTCTCTTCCTCGTTAGCTCCTTGGCCAATCATTCTCTCTTCTTCGTTAGCTCCTTGTCCAATCATTCTCTCTTCCTCGTTAACTCTTTGCCCAATCattatctcttcttcttcgagcACTACATTTTCCTGCTCCACATTCACTTCTTCTCCACAGATTCTCTCATCTTCACCTATCTTCTCAATGTAGAAATCTATTTCTTTCATCCAACAGCCCCCAGTCGCCAATTTCTTCTTACCTTGATCAATATTATTCGATAAAGACTTCCTATCTTCTAGGTCTTCGTAAGGTAACTTATACCACATATTCCCCAACTCTGTTTTGTGCACCATTTGAAACACCACATCTTCAAAGATTGTAACTCCATCAACTTCTAAGACCTCGACTTTTCCATCTGCATAAATAAGCTTTCCGTCCTCTGTTTTGAATTTGCCTGAATGGTAGCAATTCACCTTCACTATAATGTCCCTGAAAATTTAACATAAACAAGGTAAACTTCTTCATTGAGGCATTTTATCGAACACGTTATGtgctttttttaaatttaactcAAGCTTATAAAAATGGAAGGAGAATCGCAACCAAAAGAAGCAATGGAGGAGAACAAAATACATACCCCATGATTTGTACAACAATCCACGAAAGCACTCTGATAATCTCTCTTCTTTCCTTGATTTTACAATCTTATGGTTTTAGTTAAACGAAATCATCGGATTTTGTCTTTGATTCGAAACCCTAATACTCTTTTTTCCCCAATTCAATTTAATTAGATAGGATAAGGGTCGGGTCGATTTTAGTGGTCGGATTTAGATTTGGGTCTGTGCGGAttaaaatttccaaaattcGATTTGACCCCAAAGAATTTAGAAAAGATCTAATTGAACCCCGCATATTTAATTACATACATTTCTAAGAGTTTATGTAGCTATAGATACAATTTAATACTTCAGATGGTTCGAGATACATTAACCAATAGTTCGTGTAGCtacaaatctttttttctttatataatcaTTGATAttagagaatttgtactccTTAAACACCACTTTTtccctatttgcactccatatCCTATATTCTTCCAAATTTTTTCTCCCCATTCAATGATATCGCACCTTTGTTaatatatttagctaatttactcttgatattatttgaatatttacCATTATCGTATGTTTTTATAGAAGATGTGGTCTTTAAGTAAGGATGTGACTTTTGGTATAAAACAGAGTACTCGACAAGTTTTGTTAATGTTGAGAgaatgtaaaaatgaaaaagaaacatCAAATATGCTTTGAGAAGAGAGCACATGAGACTGAAACAACGATGCATCAGATTCCTACTTTCCTCAACACCGTAACACAGAAGCAGCCCTTCTTTGTCAGAGCGGGTAAACTTAGTAACGAGTAAAGACCAAGCTAATGAAGTGATGGGCCCAACCTGCTCTCTCAACGGCCCACTAAGAGGCTATTATTTACAAGGCCCAATAGTGATTTTAAGGAAATGAATGCTATCTAACAAGTTTTGATAGCATTATTTACTTTTTcactaaaaattttaattttgtcaAGTAATAAAACACCAATCTAAAGGCAGGTAGAAGGAGAAAAAGACAAAGTTGAGGCCGCAATATCAAACTCCCACAAATGATTCTGCTGCATTATATTCCCAATGACATTAGTAGCCTCACCTTTAGCCTCCACAAACCCTAAACACCTGATTCCTGGCGCAGCATTTATCAGGTAGCTTCTACGATAAGGCGCGAAACGAGTACCGCCCTTGAAATGAAACGTCAGCTGTGGCAGCTTTCTGTCGTCGAACTTGGTGGTATAATAACAAAACTCTATTGGTAGTCCTTCTGGTTTGATTCTTTTCACACCAACAAGGTGACGCTGTAGCCCTGTAACCACGGCCTTGTACGCGGCCTCAGCTAAGAACGTGAGGCTGCTTCCTGAGTCCAAAATGGTCCCACCACCTTTCTTTACGCCCCATACTTGTGGAGGGATGTTGAGCATTTCCTCTCCGATGGAGATTCCAACGATGTTGACGGCGTAGAAGGGAGGAAGGATACTGAGATCAAGCCGAGTGGTTCGTCTTGCGGGGGCTTTGGTGGTGGTAGACGAGGGGGTAGAGCCGAAGATGAGATAGTTGGAGACGTTTTTGTGTGAGGTATGGTCAACGAGGCAGTATGAGAATTTGCCTCCGAAGATGTTAGTGGCTTTTGCAGTGAAGGAGTAATCGCTCAAGGCTAGACCAAGGATACCGTCTGTTTCACGGAAGCTGGCACCACCTTCGGAGTTGCTGCTGCAGCCAATGAGGAGGCCACGGATACTAGTAACGCTGCCGTTGGTGAGACCAAGAGTGAAGGTCTCCTTAGCGAATACACCTTGTGCTGATGATCCATCAACATATCTGTTACACCAAATCTAAGTAAGAATGCAAAAAACATGGATGGATTATTACTAAAGAGGCAAACCTAACTCCCAAGTCACAATAAGTAACATTTATATACTGTAATGAATAGTAGCACAAGACACATTTAATTTTCACATCTTCTCCTTACATACACTTGCATCTAACTCTATGTCTCCCTCATGTTTAGGCATGGGCATAAAAACCGAGAACCGAAAAAATCGAACCCGAAACCGAACAATATTCAAAAATGACTGAACGGTTCCTATATTTCTATAACCCAAAAACTGAAATCGGAGTGAACTGAATCGAGAACAATTATATATAGTATTAAAATTAgcaaattttctaaaaatattacttATAAACCGAATTacccaaatattttttatccaaAGTATTTAAAAATTTCCGAATTACCCTAAAACCAAATTACTCAAATAGTTTTatccaaaaatttaaaatttatccgaattatccaattttttaatctaaaaaccTGAAAAATATCTGTTTTTGTACCCTCGAATATCTAAAACTAATCGACAAAACAGAACCGAATtgaaaccaaaaatttattggatATTAGCCTGTTCTTATAATTATTACCCGAACTGAACTAAAAACCGAAATAACCTAACTAAATCCGAACAGATTTTCATAGATAATACAAACACAACCACTAAAAGAGAGTTTCTTTA is drawn from Brassica rapa cultivar Chiifu-401-42 chromosome A05, CAAS_Brap_v3.01, whole genome shotgun sequence and contains these coding sequences:
- the LOC103870235 gene encoding aspartic proteinase NANA, chloroplast; its protein translation is MKTTTTMLLCLITMLLIASAHSKEETAMRLDMKHRDSLSPNPSPYHRIEDIMGMDQKRHNVISQKIKTTKGGVKMSLGSGFDYGAAQYFSEIMVGTPAKRFRVVVDTGSELTWVNCRFHGQGPEKLENRHVFRAENSSSFRKVGCMTKTCSEDLAKLFSIAICPTPRTPCAYDYRYVDGSSAQGVFAKETFTLGLTNGSVTSIRGLLIGCSSNSEGGASFRETDGILGLALSDYSFTAKATNIFGGKFSYCLVDHTSHKNVSNYLIFGSTPSSTTTKAPARRTTRLDLSILPPFYAVNIVGISIGEEMLNIPPQVWGVKKGGGTILDSGSSLTFLAEAAYKAVVTGLQRHLVGVKRIKPEGLPIEFCYYTTKFDDRKLPQLTFHFKGGTRFAPYRRSYLINAAPGIRCLGFVEAKGEATNVIGNIMQQNHLWEFDIAASTLSFSPSTCL